DNA from Fastidiosipila sp.:
GGGCCCTTCGAACAGCTTGATGTACTCGATGCGCAGCGGCTAGCGGCCATTGTCAGTGCCTACGGGATCGACACAGTTATTCATTTGGCCGCCATCCTGTCGGCGACGGGTGAAGAGATTCCCCAGCGCGCCTTCGATGTCAACATGAACGGCCTTTATAAGGTTCTGGAGGTGGCACGGGAAAACAAGCTTTCCGTTTTCACCCCAAGCTCCATTGCGGCGTTCGGCGGGTCGACCCCCGCTGACCAGACCCCGCAGGACACCATTCAGCGGCCCAATACCATGTACGGGATCACCAAGGTGGCCGGCGAGCTTCTCTGCGACTATTACCACCACCGCTTCGGTGTCGACACCCGGGGGGTCCGGCTGCCGGGTCTGATCTCCCATCAAACACTGCCGGGCGGGGGGACCACAGACTATGCCGTACACATCTACTATGAAGCGATCAGGCAGGGACACTACACAAGCTACATCGCCGAGGGGACCCGGCTGGATATGATGTATATGCCCGATTGCCTCAAGGCCTTTACGATGCTCCTGGAAGCAGATCCCTCTCGTCTGGTCCACCGCAATGCTTTCAACATCACAGCCATGAGTATCGCGCCTGAGGAAATCGGGGAGGAGATCAAGAAGCATTTGCCTCACTTCGAGTTGTCCTTTGATGTTGATCCTGTCCGTCAGGCCATTGCCGATTCATGGCCCAACGCCATGGACGATTCCTGTGCCCGCCGGGAGTGGGACTGGAAGCCGGATTACGATCTGGCCTCCATGACGGCTGACATGCTTGAGCAGCTGAAAAAAGATCGGCGGGTATACCGATGAAAGACCACCATCAAGTGCCTGCCGGACTTGAGCCGGTATCCTATTACACGGGGGCCGTGGAAGCTTTCTGCGAGATGGTGGCCGGGGGTTTGAAACCTTTGGCGCTCAGCGCACCGCTGGAACCTGAACTGGCATCGCAAGTCAGGGTCTACGTTGAGCAGAGCATCAAAAAATACGACCTGGTTTTATACGAGGAGAAAGATTTCCCTCAAACGGCCTTGACTCCGCGGGAATCAGTCAAGGGGAAAATTATTTTCCTTCTTTGCAGGGATCATGAGGTTCTGAAAACCTACCGCTTGTTAAAAAAGAAGGCGGCGGACGGAATGGATGTATCCGGGGAACTGCGCCAGCTGCTCGGCTATCCCGAAAAGATCTGATCGTTTCAGCGGGGAGGTCAAATCCCCATTTTATGCATGTTCCCCGCATTCATCATGGTGCTGATGTTCGCGGCAGATGGAACCCGTGGACACAAGCGCACCTTTCAGATAGGCCTCGGCAGCTTCTCTGGCGTCGCCCTGGGCGCCGATAACTGCCTCGATGCCGTGCTGGTTGAAAATCTCAACCGCCGAACCGCCCATGCCACCGGAAATGATGACGCTCACACCCAGTCCGTGAAGGTAGTTGGGCAGGAATCCGGGGCGGTGACCCGGGTTGACGATGGATTCGCTCCGCATGATCTGTCCGTCTTCGACTTCAAAAAGATTGAAGTTTTGACAGTGTCCAAAATGCGCTGTGACTTTTTGTCCTTCGCTTGCCACCGCGATCTTAATCATCTGTTTTCTCCATTCTCTCGATCTGATCAGCCAGCTGATCCAGCCAGTCGATTCCCAGTTCTTCAATCCGGCCCTCGTCGGAGGCCAACGCGATCGAAGGATCAATCGGAATCCGTGCCATCACTTCCAGCTGATGGGTTTTCGCGATCTCATCAATATGGCTGTCGCCGAATACCTTGTATTTTTTCCCGTTGTCAGGACAAAGGAAGTAAGACATATTCTCCACAATGCCGATGACGGGGATATTCATCATACCGGCCATATTGACGGCCTTTTCGACAATCATGGAGACCAGTTCCTGGGGCGAGGTGACGACCACGATGCCGTCAACCGCCGCAGACTGAAAAACCGTGAGCGGAACGTCGCCTGTACCGGGCGGCATGTCGATGAACATGAAATCAATGTCGCGCCAGATGACATCGGTCCAAAACTGCTTGACCACCCCGGCAATCAGGGGTCCCCGCCAGATGACGGGATCGGTATCATTTTGCAGGAGGACATTCATGGACATGATCTCAATGCCGGTCCGGCTGCGGACGGGAAAGAGGCCCCTTTGATCACTCCTGGCCCGCTCCCTGATGCCAAACATCTTGGGAATGGAGGATCCGGTGATGTCCGCGTCCATGATGGCTGTCCGGTAACCCCGCTGATTCATGGCAACCGCCAGCAGCGAAGTCACCAGTGACTTGCCGACTCCCCCCTTGCCGCTGACAACGCCAATGACTTTCTTGACGCTGCTCAGGGGATTCAGTTTCTCTGAAAAGTCATGGGCTGCCTCCGTCCGTTCGGCACAGTCCTCCATGCATTGAGCACAGTTGTGGTCACAATTTTCTGGCATATTCTGCTCCGCCCCTCAAATTTCTATCATATCGCCGGCCGCCAGGTAATCGATCCGGCCGCCCATTTTTTCTTTTAACCGCTGGTAAGGGACCCTGCCCGTACAGTGACAAGTGTAGTACTTGGCGCCCGTCGAGGCAAGGAAAGCCGCGATCCGGTCAATCTCTCCATCGCTTTCACGGTCCTGGTCGCTTTTTGCCAGGTGAAAGCCGCCGATCACCACGTGGGGGTAACGCCCCTTGATCGAATGAAAATGCCTGACAATATTCATGATGCCCATGTGGGCGCACCCCGTAAAAAGAACCGTCTTGTCATCCTGCTCAATCACCAGATTCTGTTCGTGGACAAAATCGTCGTCCGTCAGCTCTCCGCCCTCTTTTTTCAGCAGGTCGCGGTTGGAGGACGGCAGTGATTCCAGCGGCTCCACGTTCGAAAAGACGCGGATCCCGCGTGCAATGGTGAAACGATCGGTGGTAAAAACGACCTGCCGGTTTTCTTTCAGCTTTTTATCGATCCCGATAAATTGAAGCTTGTCTCCCTGCCTCCTGGCGTAATAGTCACCAAAGGCCTGCGGATGGATGAAGACTTCCGCCTTGTCATTGAGTTCGAAAAAAGCATCCAGGCCGCCCCCATGGTCATAGTGACCGTGAGAAATGACAACGAATTCAACTTCAGACAGGTCAACCTTCATTTTGCGGGCATTTTCAATGAAAAGCGGACTGGCTCCCGTATCGAAAAGAATTTTGTGGCCCAGGGCTTCGATGTAGAGACTGAGACCGTGTTCGCTTCCCAAAGTCTCGCTCCGCGCCGAATTTTCCATCAGTACCTTAATAATCATGGTCTTAACCGCCTATTTTTCCAGAAGCAGCGCCATGGTTTTTTCGTAGACCGACCGCACCGCTTCCCCGGAAGGACAATCGATATCGACGATGCTCTGCCCCTTGTTGATGGCCCTGACAGCTTCCGTGTCAAAGGGAATGACACCGGCAAAGGGCAGGTTCTCCTCTTGGCAAAAGGTTCGTATCCGGCCGGTTATTTCCGGATTCGTATCGTGCTTATTGACGCAGACCGCAACGGTGGTCCCGAATTTCATGGCCGTATCAATGACCCGCTCCATATCACTGATCCCCGACAAAGAAGGTTCCGCCACGATAAGCACCAGGTCGACCCCGCTGAGAGAGGCAATGACAGGGCATCCGATGCCGGGGGAGCCATCAATGATGGCAAAGCGCTTTTCAAGGGCCTTCTCACGCATTTGCTTTTTTACTTCGGCTACCAGCAGGCCCGACATGCCGCTGCCCATTTTGAGCTCCGCGGTCGAAAAAACCCGGTCACCCTCCTGATAGAGGAGCAGCTCCCCCGAAACAGCCGGCGCCATGGTGACCGCCGAGACCGGGCAGACATGATGACAGACCGCACAGCCTTCACAGGCAAAGGGATCGACCGTGTAGGTTTCTTCGACCCGGATGGCTTTGAAGCGGCAGTG
Protein-coding regions in this window:
- a CDS encoding L-threonine 3-dehydrogenase, which encodes MRKILITGSLGQIGTELTCHFRKEYGEDRVIASDLIRKDVPEVIGTGPFEQLDVLDAQRLAAIVSAYGIDTVIHLAAILSATGEEIPQRAFDVNMNGLYKVLEVARENKLSVFTPSSIAAFGGSTPADQTPQDTIQRPNTMYGITKVAGELLCDYYHHRFGVDTRGVRLPGLISHQTLPGGGTTDYAVHIYYEAIRQGHYTSYIAEGTRLDMMYMPDCLKAFTMLLEADPSRLVHRNAFNITAMSIAPEEIGEEIKKHLPHFELSFDVDPVRQAIADSWPNAMDDSCARREWDWKPDYDLASMTADMLEQLKKDRRVYR
- a CDS encoding dinitrogenase iron-molybdenum cofactor, encoding MIKIAVASEGQKVTAHFGHCQNFNLFEVEDGQIMRSESIVNPGHRPGFLPNYLHGLGVSVIISGGMGGSAVEIFNQHGIEAVIGAQGDAREAAEAYLKGALVSTGSICREHQHHDECGEHA
- a CDS encoding Mrp/NBP35 family ATP-binding protein, whose translation is MPENCDHNCAQCMEDCAERTEAAHDFSEKLNPLSSVKKVIGVVSGKGGVGKSLVTSLLAVAMNQRGYRTAIMDADITGSSIPKMFGIRERARSDQRGLFPVRSRTGIEIMSMNVLLQNDTDPVIWRGPLIAGVVKQFWTDVIWRDIDFMFIDMPPGTGDVPLTVFQSAAVDGIVVVTSPQELVSMIVEKAVNMAGMMNIPVIGIVENMSYFLCPDNGKKYKVFGDSHIDEIAKTHQLEVMARIPIDPSIALASDEGRIEELGIDWLDQLADQIERMEKTDD
- a CDS encoding MBL fold metallo-hydrolase encodes the protein MIIKVLMENSARSETLGSEHGLSLYIEALGHKILFDTGASPLFIENARKMKVDLSEVEFVVISHGHYDHGGGLDAFFELNDKAEVFIHPQAFGDYYARRQGDKLQFIGIDKKLKENRQVVFTTDRFTIARGIRVFSNVEPLESLPSSNRDLLKKEGGELTDDDFVHEQNLVIEQDDKTVLFTGCAHMGIMNIVRHFHSIKGRYPHVVIGGFHLAKSDQDRESDGEIDRIAAFLASTGAKYYTCHCTGRVPYQRLKEKMGGRIDYLAAGDMIEI
- a CDS encoding 4Fe-4S binding protein; the encoded protein is MKQLLILSGKGGTGKTTVASAFIRLSDARTYADCDVEAPNLHLITGWSSEPVRTDFYGLSKAEIDADLCIECGLCKEHCRFKAIRVEETYTVDPFACEGCAVCHHVCPVSAVTMAPAVSGELLLYQEGDRVFSTAELKMGSGMSGLLVAEVKKQMREKALEKRFAIIDGSPGIGCPVIASLSGVDLVLIVAEPSLSGISDMERVIDTAMKFGTTVAVCVNKHDTNPEITGRIRTFCQEENLPFAGVIPFDTEAVRAINKGQSIVDIDCPSGEAVRSVYEKTMALLLEK